The genomic region ttaaaatagtttttctcTCCATGATTACTTCTCTTCTTTACCCCACCCCCTGTCAAATTGTCCTCCTTCTCAAAGGATATAAATCAGTCATTTACTTTCACTGTGAATCACTAAGCTATAGATCCTAATGGTATCTGTATCAGGTTGCACTATAGGAAATTGCCAATGTTTGACCATTTCTCACTTACGGAAATGACAGTTTCATACAGTTTAACCAAATATGTTACACCTAATTTTACGCATAGTACAGAAGTCAATATGGTACTGTAGTTAAATGCATGGGTTTCACAGTCCAAATACTCACATTGGAATCCCAGTTCCTCCTCACCTACATATACATTTGGATCAAATCATTTCACTAAATCAAGTTTCAGTTTCTTGATTTGTGAAAGTGTAAAAAGTGTAAAAAATCTTTAACTCAAAAAATGGTGAAGATTAATCATAACAGATGCAAAGTGGTCTAtcataagcactcaataaatagtcacttttattattataaatttttttctctcaagttAAGTAAATTTCAACTATCACTTAGTtgaagaaaagttgttttttttttttttcctttttctgagctGTCGTCTTCCTGGCATTCCTGAATTCACGTTTTATAAATGATTAACATGTCCTGCCTATGAAAgagatcattattattattaaaatgttactgtttaaCACTTATTAACAAATATGCTAGTAGTTTTAAGCTTTTGAAAAGCTAAATTTTGTGCCAATTACAGAAAAGGAGCTGAAGTTTAAAGGAATTTCATTTTTGGTAGGAGCCTTTTTCATTCAAAGTCTTTAGTAGTTAAAGATTCACGGATCTGGAGATCTTTAAATCTGGTCTCTCTTTATCAAACATTCATATTTTGAACCAGGGATGCCTCCTGCTTGGAAAGTGCCTTGGACTCTGGAGACTGGAGCAGGACTGAGGAGGGACCCAAAGGAATAGCAGGAAGCTCTAAGCTATAGTTTAAGGAAATAGGTGtttcttttggttttcttctAGATTATCCATTTGAGTTCACCAGCGCAAGAAGGAAGGCAGGGGTTCAGGACAAAAATTTTATCTAGGAGTAAAGATTGTGCATCTGGGTGGACCATCCCCAGTGCTACCGTTCAGAGCTGATTGTGATAGATGTGGCATAGTGGTGGACAAGATACAGAAAGGCATAGGACTTCCAACAGATTGCAATGATACAGGAGTACCCAATAGAATATGAGTATATTTAGAATTCACATAAAATTGAAGGAGGAAGAAGTTTTATATCAGATCAAAATTCTTTGTAATCCTAGCAAAAACTACTGGCCACAGCTGCTGGCTAAGCTACTTGGTTTGCTACAAACTCCCTTTTGTTAACAcagtcctctctttctctctgaccaTCGTCCAGGCTCCAAGAATGAAAAGGCTTTGGGCCAGAAAATTAATTCCTGGGAGTCATCAAGGAAAGGACATTCATTCCTAAACAATTTACACTTGAGGAATGGAGAGCTGGTTATCCATCAAACGGggttttattacatttattccCAAACATACTTTCGATTTCAGGAACCTGAAGAAACTGCAGGAGCAGTTTcgatagaacaaaacaaaaagaaaagcaaacaaatggtacaatatatttaCAAATGCACAAGTTACCCTGATCCTATATTGCTGATGAAAAGTGCCAGAAATAGTTGTTGGTCTAAAGATTCAGAATATGGACTTTACTCCATCTATCAAGGGGGAATATTTGAGCTTCAGGAAAACGACAGAATTTTCGTTTCTGTAACTAATGAGCAGTTGATTGACATGGACCAAGAAGCCAGTTTTTTCGGGGCTTTTTTGATTGGCTAAATGATCTGCAAGGAAAAAACGATCTCCCAAAAGTGACCATTCACTCTACAGGTTGACATACTgtgaaagaaaatgttctaacagATCTGACGAAGACAGACAGACTAAGCAGAGCAGCCTCTAACAAAATAATCTGCACCGTAAACTTCTCAATGACTCTGAAAAGTGACCCACTtgtttcaagaaagtgaaattgCCAAAAGGCATTTCAGGGTTCCACATGACATCAGTTTTCTTGTAGAAATCTTGAAGATTCTCagcttcaaaataattttacagtgGTGATCATCTCTTTTTATCATCTACTCCTTGCGAAGATTCCAGAAGAAAGAGCAACAATTCATCTCTTGTTCCATAAACTTCCACGGTGCTAGCTTCCAGTTTGCCTTAACAGATAACTTTTCCCAAAGTTAAAAGATCAAGTGGCCCCACTAAAAGGCCATGACCTTGGGAGGCAATCTGCAAGATATGCAATGTGCAAAGGGAATTTGCACCGTAGAAGACTCTGCAGGAGTTGGTGCATACACCTAGATTTGGTGAAAATAAGAAATTTTGACTCAGAATACCATCATTTTGTAATAAAAATCTTTCAAATAATGTTCTGTTCAGCAAACAGGGAACTAGCTTCAAGTGGTTTTTGCTTTTCACTATGGAAAAGTAAGGTGGCCAAGAGCACTGAAATATTTTTGATAAAGGACTCTAAATTACTGGACAGTAAATCAGACATCAGGGAATTTGGTCGCACAGAGCAGGAGCAGAATTGCAAAAGTGAAAATTACAAACATAGGCAAATcatcagaaatgagacaaattGAAAGTTTGCCCCAAATGCCAATCTCTGGTATATATCTGCTCACATATGTGTCATTTATTTTGCCCCTCCAAAAGAACAACAATTACTTTTATCTTCCAAAAtcagaacaaaaatatttcatttcaccATTTTATCTAGCcagttggggaaaaaaattacttGGCATATTTGTCCAATCTCCTGTAATTGTTATTCCTAAATACAGCATAGCTTATACTCTTTTGACTATATGTTCAAATGTTCATTTAAATGTGTTCTAACCAAATAGAtccttttctaaaaaagaaaaaagatggccAATTTAAAGcctttataaaacttttaaaagtttctaaTTATCCATTTAGTGAATTATTAATGGTCCTTTCACCTAGAACCTGAATAATTTCTTACCATCTTATCAGTCCCTTTAGAGGTACTCAGGAAATGCAAACCCACTTATCCATTCTTGCCAAAGtactatataaatacaaatatttcacTATTGCTTGCTATTCTAACCACTCTAGTATGGATATTGccagctgtggtggtttggagctgtatgtaccccagaaaaccatgctCTTGAACTTggtcctttcctgtgggtgtaaacccattgtaggtaggaccttttgatggggttacttcagttaagatgtgacccaggatgggtcctttataagcagaatgaaattaggACAAAAGGAGAGGGCCACAGAAGGACCAGCCAGAGGTTGGGCATCAACAgtgcccagaagagaagggagaagacagcAGATGCCACTGTGTGCCTTGTTATGATGAACTAGGGACTGGGGATCACCAGTGGCCTGACCCAGGGTGCCagtctggggggtggggtggtgtcaCATTgaggatgccttaatttggactttcttttggccccagaactgtgagccaatggACTTCTATTATGTGACCCAACCCACGTCATGGTATTTGCTAGaacagccctggaaactaaaacagattttggtaccaagaaaGTGGGGTCTTgtgattgcaaataccaaaaatgtggaaatggctttggaactGGATAAtgagtagaggctggaagaattgtgaggtgcttgatagaaaaagcctgaattgctttgaagacactgttggaTCTTAGAAacatggatgctaaaggtactgccaatgaggccttagaaagaaatgatgaatgtgttgttggtAACtgtaagaaaggtgatccttgttttaaattggcagagaacttggcaaaattgtggtCTGACatcggatggaaggcagaacttgaaagtgatgcaCTTGAATATtgagctgaagagatttccaaactaaatgtggaaagtgcagtctggtttcttcttgtagcttatactgaaatgagagaagaaagggataagctgagaactgaactcctgggcacaagaAATGAGAActtgatggtttggacccctgtgaactacatgcaaagcAAACAAGTTTTTTTGCAAGATTTTTGTGAGCAGACAGCTGTCAGTCTGGACTAGGGGAAACAGAGAGGGATAGGTTGGGGAAGAATTGGTTTCAGGGGCAGAGCCATGGAGGACAGGGTCTGGATTGAGGGAATCTCTTCAGGGTGGGAGAGCAGGCCAATCCACATGTATGGAGGGCAGGGGTCTGCCTCAGTGCTTGCAgggggcaggccttctgccccatagttcaggaagagtgctgccaccatGATGCTTGGAGACAGTGGGGTCAGTGTCCAGGGTTTTTCAAGGAGCATGACCaccaccccagtgcttggagagcaTGGGGCCTTTGCCCCAGTGTtgagggagagcatggccactgcacaagcacctggaaggggtggggctgctgctttaTCGGGACTGGAGGATGAAATGTCATTCCATAGGTGACTTTCAGACCTTGAaacctaatggagtttgccctgctgaaTTTCGGAATTGTTTGGGCCCATgacctgttttccttctaatttctccttaTTGGAATGGGGATGCTTGTCTTATGCCTgcccctccattgtatattggaagcagataacttgttttctagatttcacaagtctacagacagaggggaattgtgcccagGACAGACTGCactcataactgattttgatgagactttgtacttagcattgttactaaAGTGACTTGTCTTTTGGCATGctgtaatggaatgaatgtattttacatgtGAAAAGAATATGACTTTGGGGGGTCTGAAGGGTAaagtggtggtttggagctgtatgtaccccaatgTTCTTAAATGTGGTGCATTCCTATGGGTTGACCCCTCTGTAGGTATGACTTTTGATGGGatttttttagttaaggtgtgggcaaggatgagtcttaatcttattgctggagtcctttataagcagaatgaaattcagatataagAGGGCTACAGAGGgatcagccagaagctgaacatcagtgggcccagaggaaaagggagaggccaggggatgctgccatgtgccttgccatgtgacaagctggGGACTGGGGATTGCCAGCAGCTAGCTCCAGGGCGCTGGTCTTGGAGAGGtaggcatcaccttgatgactccttgatttggactttcttttggcCTTGGAACCATGAGCTAATGGATTCCCATTGTTTTACCCAGCCTATCTCATGGTGTTctcttgagcagccaaggaaactagcTGACACTATCTTTTGCTTGGGCTACTGAACAAGCCGTTTTCAGAGACAGTGTGCAATGGAGTTTCAACAaaattaaaccatgaactataaaatatgcaatatcatctataaatatgaaatcatttaaaaactatttttagggcaatgtaaaatttaaatatattttacagattttcaagaaaggatataaaagagaatttgaataaattaaaagatattctttgtttttttgaaagGAAAGCTCAGTGATATTaagttgccattttttttcctaaatttatctttaatttaatataatcatttaaaaaaagaacagaattttTGTATCCAGACATACTGATTCTGTGTACATGGAAAAATAGATATGTAGGGATGGTCaataaaattctgaaaaggaAGAGTCATGGAGGTTGATGGGCTCTACCTAATGTTATATGTTTGTTACTGGTGGATAAATagtgaaataaatgacatagaataaaatattcagaattatAGTCAAAAACAAGAATTCAATATATGATTCAAGTAGCATTTCAAATCAATAGGGGAAGGACAAAGTATCCAATGAATGCATATTGGAACAGCTAGTGTTAATTAATGTTTCTAAAACCTAAATAAGATCAGAATGTTCTTCTCCTGATACCTGTAAGGCTCACTAACATTTAAATTTACCACATGCTCAGATATCTGGCACCTCTAACCCCTACCCTGTTACCCTGCTCCATTTTTTCCATAACGCTAATCAAGTTCTTAAACACAGTCAGAGTAACTGATTTGTTATGCTGTTGTTTAAAGCCTGTGTCCACTTTCTAGATTGTAGCAGAGACCATTTAGCCTTACTGACAACTCTATTCCCAgtacctagaacaatgcctgaacCTAGTGTCCACACAAGATCTATTTGCTactaaataaatgcatgaatacctactatatggaaaacaaaacaaaacaaacaaaaaaaaaaacaaaccaaagtaTTCCTACCTCATCCCTTGCATCAAAATGACTCTGAAGaatcttaaaattttgaaatttaaatttcatttaaatttcaaaattttaaaatgaggaagacTTTTTTAGCCAAGatttaaaaccaaagaaaaaaactgatatgTTTGACTATGTATGTAACTTTGGGATGGAAAGTGAAATTGATTTTCATTCTCCCTATTTTTGTATTCAATTTCTATGTTTTgctttttcaataaaaatgacatcaaatttatatgttttactttttcaataaaaatgacattttgttAAAGTatgtagtttttgtttgtctgctgGTCATATTTGTTTTATAGCATATAGGTtactaaaaatggagaaaagcacTTCTGATCTCTCTTTCCTGATACCTTTTATCTCACACATATTagagaagaaaggaataaattgttcacttttaatttaatgttaaaatatttcaattctttcatttatgatttgtgcttaTTATAGATTGAATTCTATCTCCCAAAACAATCTATTCAactcctaacccccagtcccatgaatgtgattttatttggaaatatgatgATTTTAGGTAGTATTAGTTAAATTAAAGTGAGATCATTCATGAGTAGGGCAGGCCCCTAATCTAATTTGACTAGTATCCCTATAAGAAGAGGACAAGAGATAGATGCAAAGAGGAGAACACCacgtgatgatggaagcagagattgaagtgTTGCAGCCACAAGGCAAAGAACATCAAGGATTGCTGGTAATTCACTAGTatctaggaagaggcaaggaaagattttCCCCTATATATTTCAGAGGGAACATGACCTCACCAgtaccttgatttttttcttctaccttcCAGAACTGTCAAacaatacatttctattgttttaaagcCACCAGGTTTGTAGTACTTCGTTATGAGAGCTCTAGAGAACTAAGACAGAGCTTTTCATATCTTGTTCAAGAAAGCTTTCTCTACTGATATCATAAAGATATTGCCACattttttctaagatttttagTTTGGCATTTCATAGTTTGATAGTGTCATTTGGTTGTAATTTAATTTGTGATAGACAAAtaggatattatatattgataaaagggttaATTTatcaaaaagacataacaattataaacatatatgcaccaaaTAGAGCCCcccaaaatataaacaaatgttcACAGAACTGAAGGAACACACTGACAGttttacaataataattggaaatGTCAATACCccacttttaacaatggggaaaaCATCTA from Choloepus didactylus isolate mChoDid1 chromosome 1, mChoDid1.pri, whole genome shotgun sequence harbors:
- the TNFSF10 gene encoding tumor necrosis factor ligand superfamily member 10, translating into MAMQAPSPAGPSPGQTCVLVLIFTVLLQALCVAVTYVYFTNELKQLQDKYSRSGIACFLNEEDSSWDPSDEESMNNPCWQIKWQLRQLVRKMILRNFEETIPAVQEKQQHIPYLGREKGPQRVAAHITGNSQKRSIFPSPSSKNEKALGQKINSWESSRKGHSFLNNLHLRNGELVIHQTGFYYIYSQTYFRFQEPEETAGAVSIEQNKKKSKQMVQYIYKCTSYPDPILLMKSARNSCWSKDSEYGLYSIYQGGIFELQENDRIFVSVTNEQLIDMDQEASFFGAFLIG